The window AACCGGTCGGAACGCGTCCGGCCTCTACGTCGCGGACCTCACCGTCGAGACGCCTGCCAGTGGCGTCGTTCTGCGGCGGACACCCGGCGCGGTTGTGGAGAACGTCACAATCAACGGGACAGCAGACTGGCAAGACGGATTCATGGGCGTTATCGGGATGCACGGGCCGATAGTCGTACAGGACTCGGTCTTCAACAGCGGGCGTGACGGTGTGTACCTCCACCGGGCCGACGGGACCGCTATCCGGAACAACACGTTCAGGGACAACCGCTTCGGCGTCCACCTGATGTACACCTCCCGGTCGCTCGTCGCCGACAACGTCGCTCGGGAACAGGAGTACGCTGGCGTCGTCGTCATGACGAACCCTGTCTCGAACGCCATCGTCGGCAACGACGTGCGCCACTCCGGCAGTGGCGTCATGTTAGCCGGGTCCCGGAGCTATATTGCGCACAACGTGGTAGTCGACACCACGCAGGCGATGTCGACGAATGCCGACCGGTCCCTCTACGAGCACAACGTACTCTACGGAAACGACATCGGCGTGCGGGCGTCGACAGTCGTCCCGTCGAACATCGTCACCGAGAACGACTTCATCGCAAATGACCGCCACGCCGTCTCCGGGCCGGGACCGCTACGCGTGTACACTCATGAAGGCAGGGGGAACTACTGGAGTGGTTCGTATGACCTCACTGGCGGTGGCAGTCCGGTGTTGGCCCAGCCCTACTCGCCCACCGACTCCGTCGACCGTCGCCTCCATCAGACCGACGCTGCGGTCGTCCTCAGGTCGGCACCGAGCGTCCGTGGCCTCCGGTCGCTCCGCGGAACTACGCCCGGCTTTCGCCGGGGAAGTATCGTCGACAGGGCACCGCTTTCAGGCCCTGCTAATCCCGAGACGGTCGGGAAACTTCGCAATGAGACATCGATAGAGGGGGCAACATGACTGGCGAGACGTACCTCACGGCGGACGAGGTCACGAAGAAGTACGGCGACGTGACGGCCGTCTCGGAAGTGTCACTCGACGTACCGTCCGACGCCGTAACCGGATTCATTGGACCAAACGGGTCCGGGAAAACGACGCTCCTGCGTATGCTTCTGGGCGTCGAGCAGCCGACAAGCGGGACCGTCTCGTACGACGGCCCGGAGGCCGAACGGCAGTTGGGGTACCTGCCACAGCGACCGACCTTCCGGCCGGGGTTCAGCGTCAGAGAGACCGCGGCGTTCTACGCGGATCTCGTTGACGACGACCCGGACCGCCTTCTCGAACGTGTTGGCCTCGAAGAAGTAGCCAGCCGTCCCGTGTCAGGGCTTTCCGGGGGAATGACGCGCCTTCTGGGAATCGCTCAGGCACTGGCCGGTGACCCCCCGATTGTGATGCTCGATGAGCCGGCAAGCGGCCTCGACCCGGCGATGAGCCGGCTGATATTCGACATCGTTGCGTCGATTGCCGATGCCGGTCGCGCCGTGGTTCTCTGCTCGCACGAACTGCCGTTAGTCGAGGCGACGGCCGACCGGCTGGCAGTGCTCGAATCCGGCCGCCTCGTGCGGACCGGGTCGGTTGAATCCCTGCGAGAACAGACCGGCGGGCCGCTCCACGAGACGTTCACGGCGCTTCTGGAACAGGACAGAGCCGCTATCGCCGCGCCAGAGGGAGAGCAGGCATGACGGACGGAAACCGGTTCTGGACGGTCTTCGTGCGAGAAGTCCGGGGTGTGGTCAGGACACGCACCTACCTCGCGCTCGGACTGGTCACGGGGATTGTTCTGTTTGGCCTCGCCCATGCCGGCGGCGGCCCCGCCGGTGGCTACGTCCCCACCGTCGTCGATACGCTCGTCGCCGTCGAAGTACTCGTGCCGACACTTGCTTTCGCGGTCGGCTATCGCGCGATAGCCGACCCCGCCGTCCGGGGTGAACTCGATATCCTTGACACCTACCCGCTCTCGACGTGGTCGTACGTCGGCGGGGTGTACGCAGGTCGTGCCCTCTTGTTGCTCACTATTGTCGTCGTCCCGTTGCTGGCGCTGGGCGTCACCGTGGCGACGACCGCTGGACCGGAGACAACGGTGTTTGCGAGCCATCGCGGTGTCGACTCACCGTTCCTGTTCATCCGGTTTATCGCGCTGACCGTCCTGTATGCGCTCTCGTCGCTGACTATCGCGTTTCTGCTGTCAGCACTCGCCGGTAGCCGGGGCCGAGCGCTCGTACTCGCACTTGCCGGGCTGCTTGTTCTCACTGTTGGAAGTGACCTCGCGGTGTTTGCAGCACTGGACACCGGCGTCACGTCGAGCACACTCGGCGGCGCACTCGCCATGACTCCTGCAGGGGCGTACCGCGGGCTCGTGTTCGATCAGGTTCTGTACGTCGCTGTTCCGGGCCGGTCCGCGTTCGTCCCGACGTGGGTCGCCGCCCTCTCGCTGCTGTTCTGGTGGGGACTCACGTTTGTGGGGGCAATGCTTGCGACGGATGCAGCCTGACACTGTCGGCTGTACGTCGGTAACGAAGTACCCCACCGTGAGCAACGTATACTAGTTACAGCCAGCAGTGTGAGTTCAGCCGTCGTCCGCCGCGGCCGCAAGCCCGTCGTCGACCAGCCGCGTGAACCGGTCGATGAGGCGGTCGGTAAGCGACGGACGGACCGCCGCAAGCAGCCGCTGTGTTTCGTCCGGGTCGGTCAGGGTCACGACGACGCGCCCTCGTTCGCCGTATGACTTTTCGAGTATTCCCGCGTCAGCCAGCGCTGAAACGTGCCAGGAAACGGTACTCCGGGCGACTCCCAGTCGGTCGGCCAGTTCGTCTGCCGACAGGGACTCCGCTTCCAGCAGATGCAGGAGAGTCGTCCGCGCAGTCTCCCGCCGGGCAAAGGCGAGCACACGTCGTTCCCAGGGGTCGTACTCCCGGCTGTAATAGTGCGTTTTGCCCTGAATCTCCTCGGCGACGATGTCGCCAGCACGGCGCAGTTTCCGCAGGTGATACTGTGCCTGCCCAGTCGCGATATCGAGATCAGCAGCAAGCGCGTTGAAATGGACCCCCGGTTTGGACTCGACGTGGGAACGCACTTGCTCAGTAACCGTGGACATAGTCTTCAGGACAGTCTTCCAGCCACCGAGACAACAGGGTATCGGACGTTCTCACTGCGCGGGAAATCGCCTACATCCCGCCGACCAGTTCTCGGGTTATGTCCGTTGCCGGGAGAGTCTGGCCGCCGTACTCCTCGGCAAATGAATCGGCGTCTGCACTGTCGCTAAACGGAACGATAGCGGTCCCCATTGCACTTTCAACATCCGAGTTTGCGACAACGGTGAGTTGCCCTACTGGGGCGAACGCCTCTGTCTCCAAGTGCCGGGAGATGATTGTCTTGCCCCCGTCGGTTCGAATCTCGTAGTCGGTTACACTGTAGTCGGTCAGGAACGTCTCCGCAGGGGTCCATCCCGACTGTTCTTTGGCGAATCGGTGCCGGTACGTACAGAGCGTACTACAGAACCGAGCCGGCGGATCATGCCCCTCGGGCGTGTTGTCCTGATAGTACGTTTGCCCGACCGGACCCGGGTG is drawn from Haloarcula sp. CBA1129 and contains these coding sequences:
- a CDS encoding ABC transporter ATP-binding protein; this encodes MTGETYLTADEVTKKYGDVTAVSEVSLDVPSDAVTGFIGPNGSGKTTLLRMLLGVEQPTSGTVSYDGPEAERQLGYLPQRPTFRPGFSVRETAAFYADLVDDDPDRLLERVGLEEVASRPVSGLSGGMTRLLGIAQALAGDPPIVMLDEPASGLDPAMSRLIFDIVASIADAGRAVVLCSHELPLVEATADRLAVLESGRLVRTGSVESLREQTGGPLHETFTALLEQDRAAIAAPEGEQA
- a CDS encoding ABC transporter permease, producing MTDGNRFWTVFVREVRGVVRTRTYLALGLVTGIVLFGLAHAGGGPAGGYVPTVVDTLVAVEVLVPTLAFAVGYRAIADPAVRGELDILDTYPLSTWSYVGGVYAGRALLLLTIVVVPLLALGVTVATTAGPETTVFASHRGVDSPFLFIRFIALTVLYALSSLTIAFLLSALAGSRGRALVLALAGLLVLTVGSDLAVFAALDTGVTSSTLGGALAMTPAGAYRGLVFDQVLYVAVPGRSAFVPTWVAALSLLFWWGLTFVGAMLATDAA
- a CDS encoding helix-turn-helix domain-containing protein encodes the protein MSTVTEQVRSHVESKPGVHFNALAADLDIATGQAQYHLRKLRRAGDIVAEEIQGKTHYYSREYDPWERRVLAFARRETARTTLLHLLEAESLSADELADRLGVARSTVSWHVSALADAGILEKSYGERGRVVVTLTDPDETQRLLAAVRPSLTDRLIDRFTRLVDDGLAAAADDG
- a CDS encoding nitrous oxide reductase accessory protein NosL — protein: MSEYAPTLTRRHFIAGTATVMALSGCLGTGEELEPVSIESGQSCDQCGMVIDQHPGPVGQTYYQDNTPEGHDPPARFCSTLCTYRHRFAKEQSGWTPAETFLTDYSVTDYEIRTDGGKTIISRHLETEAFAPVGQLTVVANSDVESAMGTAIVPFSDSADADSFAEEYGGQTLPATDITRELVGGM